In the genome of Propionispora hippei DSM 15287, the window AAGCCTTATAAGTCAGGACCACCCGTAAAACGGGTGGCTTGATTACGCCCTATAAGGGCAAGGTACTAGCTGAGTCTCAAGACTCACTGAAAAAGTCCGCCAACCGCATAACCTTTTCAGTCAGCCCCTAAAGGGGCTCTTTTTATGACTTTTTCACGGGCTCACCCGTAAACGGGTCTGTCAATTCCTTCAAACTTAGCTGGTCGACAATTATATCTTCTTGTAACTGCTCTCGGATATATTTTGCTATTGCCTCTTTGTTTCGTCCCACCGTATCCACAAAATATCCTTTGCACCAAAAATGCCTGTTTCCATACTTATATTT includes:
- a CDS encoding transposase, encoding KYKYGNRHFWCKGYFVDTVGRNKEAIAKYIREQLQEDIIVDQLSLKELTDPFTGEPVKKS